In Limibacter armeniacum, a single window of DNA contains:
- a CDS encoding S9 family peptidase, translated as MKKMKVWLLLILPVLFSGQLLGQEAKKKLSLKDAIIGRWTYLYPEHIEQLHWLEGAKGIYVYQKDNGLVKQGIKGDATGLVSLSDLQESNEKLSSLESFPTVKWSGANSFTFVANRNYFKYDLSSKKSSFISSLPEGGANQELSPDHNHVAYTIGNNLYIGDANGQKAISNENNKGIVFGQAVHRFEFGIEKGTFWSPKSNFLAFYRKDETMVTDYPLVDINTHPATVNNIKYPMAGMKSHHVRLGIYNVATGDTVFVKTGEPKEQYLTNVAWGPEEKFIYIAVLNRAQNHLKLNQYDVATGDFVKTILEEKDDKYLSILHPMMFVPNSPNEFLWRSERNGYEHIYRYNLDGTLLNQVTSGDWIVTDIIGFDKTNKKVILVGSDNFGMDRVIYQADIKKGGQKKISQKSGTYSHVQYEKNSKMLLTSFTANDVQYTASILDANGKEVKNLLTAANTLKDYTTSPIELFQIKADDGTPLNCRMIKPSDFDASKKYPVIVYVYNGPGVQLIQNTWQASAPLWMQYAAQRGYIVFTVDGRGSENRGKAFEQATHLHLGDVEIKDQLKGVEYLKGLSYVDADKMAVHGWSFGGFMTTSLMLKSPDTFKVGVAGGAVMDWSLYEIMYTERYMSTPQQNEEGYANANLLDKVSNLKGKLLLIHDTGDDVVVPQHAYKFLQSCVQEGVQLDYFTYPMHGHNVRGKDRIHLIEKVLDYIDSHLNN; from the coding sequence ATGAAAAAAATGAAAGTGTGGCTTTTGCTTATCCTGCCTGTGCTATTCAGTGGGCAACTTCTTGGACAGGAAGCCAAAAAGAAACTTTCTCTTAAAGATGCCATCATTGGAAGATGGACTTACCTTTATCCTGAACACATCGAACAGCTTCATTGGCTAGAAGGAGCAAAAGGAATATATGTTTACCAAAAAGACAATGGCCTTGTCAAGCAAGGTATAAAAGGTGATGCCACTGGGTTAGTGTCTTTGTCTGACCTACAAGAAAGCAATGAGAAGCTTTCATCTTTGGAGTCATTTCCTACTGTAAAGTGGTCTGGTGCCAATAGTTTCACTTTTGTTGCTAACCGCAATTATTTCAAATATGATTTAAGCTCAAAAAAATCATCATTCATATCTAGCCTACCTGAAGGAGGTGCAAATCAGGAACTATCGCCTGATCACAATCACGTGGCTTATACGATTGGCAATAACCTTTATATTGGCGATGCTAACGGTCAGAAGGCTATTTCCAATGAGAACAATAAAGGTATTGTATTTGGTCAGGCTGTACACCGCTTTGAGTTTGGTATCGAGAAAGGTACTTTTTGGTCTCCTAAAAGCAACTTCCTAGCTTTTTACAGGAAGGATGAGACTATGGTTACTGACTATCCATTAGTTGATATCAATACACACCCTGCCACTGTCAACAATATCAAGTACCCTATGGCTGGGATGAAAAGTCATCACGTAAGATTGGGTATCTACAATGTAGCTACAGGAGACACTGTATTTGTCAAAACAGGGGAACCAAAAGAACAATACCTCACAAATGTAGCTTGGGGACCTGAAGAGAAGTTCATCTACATAGCGGTACTCAACCGGGCACAAAATCACCTGAAACTAAATCAGTACGATGTTGCAACTGGAGATTTTGTCAAAACCATTCTAGAAGAAAAAGATGACAAATACCTGTCTATTCTTCACCCAATGATGTTTGTCCCTAACTCACCTAATGAGTTCCTTTGGAGATCAGAAAGAAATGGGTATGAGCATATTTACAGGTATAACCTTGACGGAACACTGCTGAACCAAGTAACATCAGGAGATTGGATTGTAACTGACATTATTGGCTTTGACAAAACCAATAAAAAAGTAATCCTTGTTGGCTCAGATAACTTTGGAATGGACCGTGTCATCTATCAAGCAGATATCAAGAAAGGCGGACAAAAGAAGATTAGTCAGAAATCAGGCACCTACAGCCACGTCCAATATGAGAAGAACTCCAAAATGCTGCTGACCTCATTCACTGCCAATGATGTTCAATACACGGCAAGTATTTTGGATGCAAATGGTAAAGAAGTCAAAAACCTGCTAACAGCAGCAAACACTCTAAAAGACTACACCACTTCACCAATAGAGCTATTCCAAATCAAAGCTGATGATGGAACTCCTCTTAACTGTAGAATGATTAAGCCTTCAGACTTTGACGCCTCAAAGAAGTACCCTGTCATTGTATATGTTTACAACGGACCTGGTGTACAGCTTATTCAAAATACATGGCAAGCTTCTGCTCCTCTTTGGATGCAATATGCAGCTCAAAGAGGTTACATTGTTTTTACAGTTGACGGTAGAGGTTCTGAAAATAGAGGTAAAGCATTTGAGCAAGCTACTCACCTACACCTTGGTGATGTAGAGATCAAGGATCAACTTAAAGGAGTTGAGTACCTCAAAGGACTTTCCTATGTAGATGCAGATAAAATGGCTGTACATGGATGGAGTTTTGGCGGGTTTATGACGACAAGCCTAATGCTGAAGTCTCCTGACACGTTCAAAGTGGGTGTTGCAGGCGGTGCAGTAATGGATTGGAGTTTGTATGAAATCATGTACACAGAACGTTATATGAGTACTCCTCAGCAAAATGAAGAAGGATATGCAAACGCTAACCTACTTGACAAGGTAAGTAACCTTAAAGGCAAATTACTGCTTATCCATGATACAGGTGATGATGTTGTAGTGCCACAGCATGCCTACAAATTTTTACAATCGTGTGTCCAAGAAGGTGTGCAGTTAGATTACTTCACATATCCTATGCACGGTCATAATGTTAGAGGAAAAGACCGCATCCACCTTATCGAGAAGGTGCTGGATTATATTGACTCTCATCTGAATAATTAA
- the rpmI gene encoding 50S ribosomal protein L35 — protein sequence MPKVKVKSGAKKRFKLTATGKIKRKCAFKSHILTKKETKQKRNLTGTTLVDKSDMNNVKAMLWI from the coding sequence ATGCCAAAAGTTAAAGTTAAATCAGGAGCAAAGAAGCGTTTCAAGCTTACTGCTACAGGCAAGATCAAAAGAAAGTGTGCCTTCAAAAGCCACATCTTGACTAAGAAAGAAACTAAGCAAAAGAGAAATCTGACTGGTACTACATTGGTAGACAAGTCGGACATGAACAATGTAAAAGCAATGCTGTGGATCTAA
- a CDS encoding ATP-binding protein → MIKQIEAIAKSAHNSRLDMTAVLREKKVVRAVAESIQGDEIEAVFFSVLFTLNFQNDEIYLKDIAEYFDCETIRLAEYLNVIDRLVEKRLVRKFSSGSIMRRRTYNRKKERISSIGYFITKDVLDGVLQNNLMGFENSSEQLSLVSFLERVDDLMEEREDEEMTYFEMRKEVFDLIDQNTQLHICKSMKELKLGEIESLFLLHLAYETISGNPEVDVERACNRVFEDLNHRFMLRKLLLKGSANLCKMELIKLEEGMFRNDREVMLTEKGIKILFGDDADVIQVERTKIETKNLITIDQIKVQELFYNQEEQSQVRKLTSVLHERKLKKIQKKLDEYKMQQGFSVLMYGAPGTGKTATVYKLAKETGRSLYRVEASEVKSMWHGESEKNLKRIFDIYSEMVKQSDKAPILFLNEADAILSRRIDVHHAIDQTANALQNILLQEMEDLNGILIATTNLANNLDKAFERRFLFKLRFNAPTAEVRRKIWRSKIVSLSNKEAKLLADEFEFSGGQIDNIARKYLMSVILNNREPDLDELRSYCLNESIQDVKNSRLGF, encoded by the coding sequence ATGATTAAACAAATTGAAGCAATCGCCAAATCTGCCCATAATTCCCGCTTGGATATGACTGCCGTGCTAAGAGAAAAAAAAGTCGTAAGGGCAGTAGCGGAAAGCATTCAGGGAGATGAAATAGAAGCGGTCTTTTTTTCCGTATTGTTTACACTCAACTTTCAAAATGATGAAATTTACCTAAAAGATATTGCTGAATACTTTGATTGTGAAACCATAAGATTGGCTGAATACCTTAACGTCATAGACCGTTTGGTGGAAAAACGCCTTGTCCGAAAGTTTTCCAGTGGGAGTATTATGCGAAGACGTACTTACAACCGCAAGAAGGAACGGATTAGTAGTATTGGATACTTTATCACAAAAGATGTTTTGGATGGCGTACTTCAGAATAACCTAATGGGCTTTGAGAATAGCTCAGAACAACTTTCATTGGTCTCGTTCCTTGAAAGGGTGGATGACTTGATGGAAGAGCGAGAAGATGAAGAAATGACATACTTCGAGATGCGTAAAGAAGTGTTTGATTTAATAGATCAGAATACACAACTGCACATCTGTAAGAGTATGAAAGAACTAAAGCTAGGAGAAATAGAGTCTTTGTTCTTGTTGCATTTGGCTTACGAGACAATCAGTGGAAACCCTGAAGTGGATGTTGAAAGGGCTTGCAATAGGGTTTTTGAAGACTTGAATCACCGCTTTATGCTTCGGAAGTTACTTTTGAAAGGTTCAGCCAACCTATGCAAGATGGAGCTGATCAAACTTGAGGAAGGAATGTTCCGAAATGATAGGGAAGTGATGCTTACTGAAAAAGGGATTAAAATCCTTTTTGGTGATGATGCAGATGTAATTCAGGTTGAAAGAACAAAAATCGAAACTAAAAACCTGATTACGATAGACCAGATAAAGGTTCAGGAACTTTTCTATAATCAGGAGGAGCAGTCACAGGTAAGAAAACTGACTTCGGTATTGCATGAGCGTAAACTGAAAAAAATTCAGAAGAAGCTTGATGAGTATAAAATGCAGCAAGGCTTTTCGGTACTGATGTATGGTGCTCCTGGTACTGGCAAGACAGCGACAGTTTATAAATTGGCTAAAGAAACAGGCAGGTCGCTATACAGAGTAGAAGCCAGTGAAGTGAAAAGTATGTGGCATGGAGAGTCGGAGAAAAACCTGAAGCGTATCTTTGATATTTATTCAGAAATGGTGAAGCAATCTGACAAGGCGCCAATTTTATTTTTGAACGAGGCCGATGCCATTTTGAGTAGAAGAATTGATGTTCATCACGCTATAGATCAGACAGCAAATGCCTTGCAAAATATCCTGCTTCAGGAGATGGAAGACCTGAATGGGATTCTAATTGCAACAACTAACCTTGCCAATAATTTGGATAAGGCTTTTGAAAGAAGGTTTTTGTTTAAATTAAGGTTTAATGCTCCTACAGCAGAGGTGAGAAGGAAAATTTGGAGATCAAAGATTGTCTCTTTATCAAATAAGGAGGCTAAGCTGTTAGCTGATGAGTTTGAATTTTCAGGTGGTCAGATAGACAATATCGCCCGTAAATACTTGATGAGTGTTATACTCAATAACAGGGAACCTGATTTGGATGAATTGAGAAGTTACTGCCTGAATGAAAGTATTCAGGATGTTAAGAATTCGAGATTAGGTTTCTGA
- a CDS encoding S41 family peptidase, with protein sequence MTHNISKIYYSLLILLSIFTFSCDKENNADNVPVEDRAKQFIFEYMNQYYLWVNEIPAGINPQSYSTPHEVLNAMRYKEHDSNLSFIQNLEEFRERKQSGKVSNAGFGVLLGSEVYDQNTLKSLYFMEVYTQSDAYQQGIRRGDQLLSVDGQSVDGANINDFYSFIGTGDSGSSKDFTILTSSGETKTLTVTKGAVYLDIFPHHEVKEIDGKKVGYLVIRSFSYDPDQFKSEITSVLSNFQAEGISDLVLDMRYNGGGNVVNSQLIAEAILPSTFTGKEFISYQFNDIVGPGEDGLNETLTFQSSPTPLELDRVFVLATGNTASASELIIKALIPYIDVKVIGETTFGKPVGGYTYEHDETNYMYYIMNFRVFNAQDETDYFDGIPADFETLDGYMYPWGDANDPMLGAALNYIQNGSYGPPARMAYPQGDIFPKHEMEEEKVIGLTIDAPNKF encoded by the coding sequence ATGACACATAACATTTCTAAAATCTATTACAGTCTACTTATACTGCTGTCAATCTTCACTTTTTCTTGCGACAAAGAAAATAATGCGGACAATGTACCTGTTGAAGACAGAGCCAAACAGTTCATCTTTGAGTACATGAACCAATATTATTTATGGGTAAATGAAATTCCAGCTGGCATAAACCCTCAAAGCTACTCTACGCCTCACGAGGTTCTTAATGCCATGCGTTACAAGGAACACGACAGTAACCTAAGTTTTATTCAGAATCTCGAAGAGTTCCGAGAAAGAAAACAAAGTGGTAAAGTAAGTAATGCAGGGTTTGGTGTTCTTCTTGGCAGTGAGGTCTATGACCAAAACACGCTGAAGTCACTGTACTTTATGGAGGTTTACACTCAAAGTGACGCCTATCAGCAAGGCATCAGAAGAGGTGACCAATTGCTATCAGTGGATGGTCAATCTGTAGATGGAGCCAACATCAATGACTTCTACAGTTTTATCGGTACAGGAGACAGTGGTTCAAGTAAAGATTTTACGATCCTGACAAGTAGTGGAGAAACAAAAACTTTGACTGTTACAAAAGGGGCTGTTTATTTAGATATCTTCCCTCACCACGAAGTAAAAGAAATTGATGGCAAAAAAGTTGGGTACCTAGTCATCAGATCTTTTTCTTATGATCCTGACCAATTTAAGTCTGAAATCACAAGTGTTTTAAGCAACTTCCAAGCTGAAGGTATTTCTGACCTTGTACTGGATATGAGGTATAATGGCGGAGGTAACGTTGTGAACTCCCAGCTTATAGCTGAAGCAATATTACCTTCTACTTTTACAGGAAAGGAGTTTATTTCTTATCAGTTCAATGACATTGTCGGACCTGGAGAAGATGGACTAAATGAAACACTTACTTTCCAAAGTTCACCCACTCCTCTAGAATTGGACAGAGTATTTGTTTTAGCCACAGGAAATACTGCATCAGCAAGTGAACTGATTATTAAAGCACTTATCCCATACATTGATGTAAAAGTAATTGGGGAAACTACTTTTGGTAAACCTGTCGGTGGATATACCTATGAGCATGATGAAACCAACTATATGTATTACATCATGAATTTCAGGGTATTCAATGCTCAGGACGAGACAGATTATTTTGATGGAATCCCTGCCGATTTCGAAACACTTGACGGATATATGTACCCTTGGGGTGACGCGAATGACCCGATGCTTGGCGCTGCATTAAACTACATTCAGAATGGTAGCTATGGACCTCCAGCAAGAATGGCTTATCCACAAGGAGATATTTTCCCAAAACACGAAATGGAAGAGGAAAAAGTTATTGGTCTTACAATAGACGCTCCTAACAAGTTCTAA
- a CDS encoding thioredoxin family protein gives MKKLLSAVFLFLFSSMLVYAQNGKIQWLSFEQAVEKGKKDPKPIIVDVYTDWCGYCKKMDKTTFQDEKIASYINENFYAVKFNAESKQPIKFQNQTYEYVGQGKKGVHELAYALLQGKMSYPTIVFLDEEFRLIQPIPGFMTRENLHPILTFFEGDDYKNTPWEEYTKQYKSPYAE, from the coding sequence ATGAAAAAATTACTATCAGCGGTTTTCCTATTTCTGTTTTCATCAATGTTAGTTTATGCCCAAAATGGGAAAATCCAATGGCTCAGTTTTGAGCAAGCTGTAGAAAAGGGCAAGAAAGATCCTAAGCCAATCATTGTGGATGTGTATACTGACTGGTGTGGGTATTGCAAAAAAATGGATAAGACCACTTTTCAGGATGAGAAGATTGCATCATATATCAATGAGAATTTTTATGCGGTAAAGTTCAATGCTGAAAGCAAACAACCAATTAAATTCCAAAACCAGACATATGAATATGTAGGACAAGGAAAGAAAGGAGTGCACGAGTTGGCATATGCTTTACTTCAAGGGAAGATGAGCTATCCTACGATTGTTTTTTTGGATGAAGAGTTTCGGCTGATTCAGCCTATTCCGGGGTTTATGACTAGAGAAAACCTTCACCCAATTCTCACCTTCTTTGAAGGAGATGACTACAAAAACACTCCTTGGGAAGAATATACCAAGCAGTACAAATCGCCATACGCCGAATGA
- the infC gene encoding translation initiation factor IF-3, with translation MSEIQHRINNRIRVREVRVVGENVENGIYSRDEALKLASEQGLDLVEISPNAKPPVCKIIDYAKFKYEQKKRQKELKSKAAKTVVKEIRFGPNTDQHDLDFKMKHAIKFLKEGNKVKAYVHFFGRSIVYKDRGRDLLMRFAEGLTEYGKIEQHPKQEGRRMIMMLTPVSATQTKN, from the coding sequence ATGTCTGAGATTCAACACAGAATTAATAACAGAATCAGAGTAAGAGAAGTCAGAGTCGTAGGAGAGAACGTAGAGAACGGGATCTACTCAAGAGATGAAGCTTTGAAATTGGCGAGTGAGCAAGGGCTTGACCTTGTTGAGATTTCTCCAAATGCAAAGCCTCCCGTTTGTAAGATTATCGACTATGCGAAATTCAAATACGAGCAGAAGAAGAGACAAAAGGAACTGAAATCGAAAGCTGCTAAAACAGTAGTAAAAGAGATCCGTTTTGGACCGAACACTGATCAACATGATTTGGACTTCAAAATGAAGCATGCAATCAAGTTCCTGAAAGAAGGAAACAAGGTTAAAGCTTATGTTCACTTCTTCGGTCGTTCTATTGTTTACAAGGATCGTGGACGTGACTTGTTGATGCGTTTCGCAGAAGGTCTGACTGAATATGGAAAAATAGAACAGCACCCTAAGCAGGAAGGTCGTCGTATGATTATGATGCTGACGCCTGTTAGTGCTACTCAAACAAAAAATTAA
- a CDS encoding aminoacyl-histidine dipeptidase has translation MNKEVAKLNPSVLWESFEQLNSIPRPSKKEEKVVAFVKKFGEDLGLETLLDSAGNVIIRKPATKGMENKKTVVLQAHVDMVCQKNADVDFDFDTQGIESYIEDGWVKAKGTTLGADNGIGVAAAMAVLRSNDIEHGPIEALFTIDEETGMTGAMNLQENLLKADILLNMDTEDEGELCIGCAGGIDTNITWQYAQEQAPVNGKAYQLTVKGLKGGHSGCDIHLGRGNANKLMNRLLWSTYNLFGLRVSEIDGGGLRNAIPRESFAKVVVSEEKAAEFEKYVAEFASTVKAELSTTEPKLEVFAAPTDRPENVMGIEAQTDIIAAVYACPNGVSRMSADIEGLVETSTSLARIILKDGNFSAQSLTRSSVDSAKLDVAHQIEAAFKMLGATIEHGGEYPGWAPNPKSNILNVMRDLHVEMFDKEAIVNAVHAGLECGIIGEHYPNLDMISFGPTIKNPHSPDEMCKIDTVERFWQYLLETLKRIPENN, from the coding sequence ATGAACAAAGAAGTAGCAAAACTGAATCCATCTGTTCTGTGGGAATCATTCGAGCAACTGAATTCTATCCCCAGACCTTCAAAGAAAGAAGAGAAAGTGGTAGCATTTGTCAAGAAGTTTGGTGAAGACTTGGGTCTTGAAACACTTTTGGACAGTGCTGGCAATGTGATTATCCGCAAACCTGCCACTAAAGGCATGGAAAACAAGAAAACGGTTGTGCTACAAGCACACGTTGACATGGTTTGCCAAAAAAATGCAGATGTGGACTTTGATTTTGACACGCAAGGAATTGAGTCATACATCGAAGATGGTTGGGTAAAGGCAAAAGGAACTACTCTTGGAGCTGACAACGGTATTGGTGTAGCTGCAGCTATGGCAGTACTTCGTTCTAACGATATTGAGCACGGTCCAATCGAAGCGCTATTCACAATAGATGAAGAAACTGGTATGACTGGAGCTATGAACCTTCAGGAAAACCTATTGAAAGCTGACATCCTTTTGAACATGGATACAGAGGATGAAGGCGAGCTGTGTATTGGATGTGCTGGTGGTATTGATACAAACATCACTTGGCAGTACGCTCAAGAGCAAGCGCCTGTCAATGGTAAAGCATACCAACTGACTGTAAAAGGACTCAAAGGTGGTCACTCAGGCTGCGACATTCATCTTGGTAGAGGGAATGCCAACAAGCTGATGAACCGTTTGCTTTGGAGTACATACAACCTATTTGGTCTGCGTGTAAGTGAGATCGACGGTGGTGGTCTTCGCAATGCTATTCCAAGAGAGTCTTTCGCTAAGGTGGTTGTTTCTGAAGAAAAAGCTGCTGAGTTTGAAAAGTATGTTGCTGAATTTGCCTCAACTGTAAAGGCTGAATTAAGCACAACTGAACCAAAACTTGAAGTTTTTGCTGCACCAACAGATCGCCCTGAAAATGTAATGGGCATTGAAGCACAAACAGACATCATCGCTGCAGTTTATGCTTGTCCTAATGGTGTAAGCAGAATGAGCGCCGATATTGAAGGACTTGTAGAAACATCTACTTCTTTGGCTAGAATTATCTTGAAAGATGGAAACTTCTCAGCTCAGTCACTGACTCGTAGCTCTGTTGACTCAGCCAAACTTGATGTTGCTCATCAGATTGAGGCTGCCTTCAAGATGCTTGGTGCTACAATAGAACATGGTGGTGAGTACCCAGGATGGGCTCCTAATCCTAAATCAAACATTTTGAATGTAATGAGAGACTTGCATGTTGAAATGTTTGACAAGGAAGCCATTGTTAATGCTGTTCATGCTGGCTTGGAGTGTGGAATCATTGGAGAGCACTATCCAAACTTGGATATGATCTCATTTGGTCCAACTATCAAAAACCCTCACTCTCCTGATGAGATGTGTAAGATTGATACTGTTGAACGCTTCTGGCAATACCTATTGGAAACATTGAAGCGTATTCCAGAAAACAACTAA
- the aat gene encoding leucyl/phenylalanyl-tRNA--protein transferase, protein MPIFRLDEQDTAFPPPYLAEEPGIIAVGGDLSPDRLLEAYSNGIFPWFNPGEEPLWWCPNPRFVLYPEKVKVSKSMRQVFRKGNFKVTFDQDCAAVLENCQQIYRPGQGGETWISDELKQSYLDLHKKGFIHSVEVWQDDKLVGGLYGGCMNKCFFGESMFAKVSNASKVGFIVLAKNLHKHGFELIDCQVHTRHLESLGAEMIPRLDFLEVVERNLQKDFVKEDWNTQFQTSYEF, encoded by the coding sequence ATGCCGATTTTCAGGTTAGATGAGCAGGATACAGCTTTTCCCCCTCCATATTTGGCAGAAGAACCAGGTATTATTGCCGTAGGTGGTGACCTCTCCCCTGACAGATTGTTGGAAGCCTACTCCAATGGTATTTTTCCTTGGTTCAACCCTGGAGAAGAACCTCTCTGGTGGTGCCCCAACCCTAGGTTTGTGTTGTATCCTGAGAAAGTGAAGGTATCGAAAAGCATGCGGCAAGTTTTCCGAAAGGGTAACTTCAAGGTTACTTTTGATCAGGACTGTGCCGCTGTGTTAGAAAATTGTCAGCAGATTTATCGCCCTGGGCAGGGTGGTGAAACTTGGATTTCTGATGAACTGAAACAATCTTATCTAGATTTGCACAAAAAAGGGTTTATACACTCTGTGGAGGTCTGGCAAGATGACAAGCTAGTCGGTGGGCTATATGGAGGCTGTATGAACAAATGCTTTTTTGGTGAATCCATGTTTGCCAAAGTAAGCAATGCCTCCAAGGTTGGGTTTATCGTACTAGCCAAAAATTTGCATAAACATGGTTTTGAACTTATAGATTGTCAGGTTCATACCCGCCACCTTGAGAGCTTAGGTGCTGAGATGATTCCACGTCTTGATTTTTTGGAAGTAGTTGAAAGAAACCTTCAAAAGGATTTTGTAAAAGAAGACTGGAATACCCAATTCCAAACATCATATGAATTTTAA
- the rplT gene encoding 50S ribosomal protein L20, with amino-acid sequence MPRSVNHVASRARRKKILKLAKGYWGRRKNVWTVAKNAVEKGLVYSYRDRKQKKREFRGLWIQRINAGARLHGLSYSQFMGKLNAANIDLNRKVLADLAMNHPEAFKAVVEKVK; translated from the coding sequence ATGCCTAGATCGGTAAATCACGTCGCTTCAAGAGCAAGAAGAAAAAAGATTCTTAAGCTTGCTAAAGGTTACTGGGGAAGAAGAAAGAACGTTTGGACAGTAGCGAAAAACGCAGTTGAAAAAGGTCTTGTATACTCATACAGAGACAGAAAGCAGAAGAAAAGAGAATTCAGAGGTCTTTGGATCCAAAGAATTAACGCTGGAGCTCGTCTGCACGGTTTGTCTTACTCTCAATTCATGGGTAAACTGAATGCTGCGAACATCGACCTGAACAGAAAAGTTCTTGCTGACCTTGCAATGAACCACCCTGAAGCGTTCAAAGCCGTAGTTGAAAAAGTGAAATAA